In the Corynebacterium gerontici genome, one interval contains:
- the era gene encoding GTPase Era: MSFQDTPEGFRSGFISFVGRPNTGKSTLTNALVGQKIAITADQPETTRHPIRGIVHREDAQVIVVDTPGLHRPRTLLGERLNDVVKDTYQDMDLIGLCIPADEKIGPGDRWILDAVRKLAPKTPILGIVTKADKASRDQVGAQLLALHELLGGESEVVPVSAVTGEQREVLLDVIVGLLPEGPKFYPDDHVTDDDTNTRIAELIREAALQGLRDELPHSVAVEVDEILPDEEREGVLNVHAVLYLEREGQKRIIAGPGGRRMGRIVHAARPQIIELLGQNVYLDIRMKVLKNWQQDPKSLGRLGFA; this comes from the coding sequence GTGAGCTTCCAAGACACACCAGAGGGCTTCCGATCCGGATTCATTAGCTTTGTGGGCAGGCCAAATACGGGCAAGTCCACGCTCACCAATGCGTTGGTGGGCCAGAAGATCGCCATCACGGCGGATCAGCCAGAGACAACCCGTCACCCCATCCGTGGCATTGTGCATCGCGAGGATGCGCAGGTGATCGTGGTGGATACCCCCGGTCTGCACCGCCCCCGCACGCTGTTGGGCGAACGCCTCAACGACGTGGTGAAAGACACTTACCAGGACATGGATCTCATCGGCTTGTGCATTCCGGCGGATGAAAAGATTGGCCCCGGTGATCGTTGGATTCTGGATGCAGTGCGCAAGTTGGCGCCTAAGACTCCGATCCTCGGCATCGTGACCAAGGCAGATAAGGCCTCCCGCGATCAGGTTGGTGCCCAACTGCTGGCGCTGCACGAGCTGCTCGGCGGCGAGTCTGAAGTGGTCCCCGTTTCTGCGGTGACTGGTGAGCAGCGCGAGGTGCTTCTCGACGTGATCGTGGGGTTGTTGCCTGAAGGTCCGAAGTTCTACCCAGATGATCACGTCACTGACGATGACACCAACACCCGCATCGCCGAGTTGATTCGGGAGGCCGCCCTTCAAGGTTTGCGCGACGAGCTGCCGCACTCTGTGGCGGTTGAGGTTGACGAAATCTTGCCGGACGAGGAGCGCGAAGGTGTGCTCAACGTCCACGCGGTGCTGTACCTGGAGCGTGAGGGCCAAAAGCGCATTATTGCTGGCCCTGGTGGCCGGCGTATGGGGCGAATTGTGCATGCTGCACGGCCTCAGATCATTGAGTTGCTCGGCCAAAATGTGTACTTGGACATCCGCATGAAGGTGTTGAAGAACTGGCAGCAGGATCCGAAGTCTCTGGGGCGTTTGGGTTTTGCCTAG
- a CDS encoding NAD(P)H-binding protein, protein MTQQHTVLIVGGHGKVALKLAPLLTERGMHVSSMIRSSEQAEDIQATGAEPVIADVRNLSAKDWDELLQGVDTLIWSAGAGGKGGTENTYAVDRDAAIASIGATERAGIRYIMVSFWGATTRAIPEDHPLHHYGLAKKAADEALLDSKLEFAILAPTALSEEDATGIALHSLEDSQAAPERDTSRELVARVAAFQAQSEHLPNAILPFCDGEDAIPEAFGIA, encoded by the coding sequence ATGACTCAGCAACACACAGTTTTGATCGTCGGCGGCCACGGCAAAGTGGCACTCAAACTCGCTCCCCTCCTCACCGAGCGGGGGATGCACGTCTCCTCTATGATTCGCAGCAGTGAGCAAGCCGAAGATATTCAGGCCACTGGCGCAGAGCCAGTAATCGCAGACGTGCGCAACCTGAGCGCCAAGGATTGGGACGAACTGCTCCAGGGCGTTGACACCCTCATTTGGTCCGCAGGCGCTGGAGGCAAAGGCGGCACGGAAAACACCTACGCCGTCGATCGCGACGCCGCGATCGCCTCAATCGGAGCCACCGAGCGCGCAGGCATTCGCTACATCATGGTCAGTTTCTGGGGAGCAACCACCCGAGCCATTCCCGAAGATCATCCGCTGCACCACTATGGGTTGGCAAAAAAGGCGGCGGATGAAGCGCTCTTGGACTCCAAGCTAGAGTTCGCGATCCTCGCGCCCACTGCGTTGAGTGAAGAAGACGCAACGGGGATTGCGCTCCACAGCCTTGAAGATTCTCAAGCAGCGCCAGAGAGGGACACCTCCCGAGAGCTCGTCGCTCGCGTGGCAGCATTCCAGGCGCAATCAGAGCATCTACCAAATGCCATTTTGCCCTTCTGCGATGGTGAGGACGCTATCCCGGAGGCGTTCGGAATCGCCTAA
- a CDS encoding hemolysin family protein, translating into MSVALAAFITVAALLLSGLIGTVEAAVTTISRARVEHMIKEEEQRNARGLLRVLDHRAEYINLLVLLKTLLDATAAVFASLVSLQLIHSVGWALTAAIIGTSLVTYAVVGVFGRTVGKKNPYSVSLGSALLLNIVAKILGPISSLLIRLGNLFAPGLGFRDGPYSTEVELREMVDIAQERGVVEIEERRMIQSVFDLASTTARSVMVPRPEMVWIESGKTAGQATSLCVRSGFSRIPVIGETVDDIIGVVYLKDLVQQTYYSTDGGRSVAVDDVMRPATFVPDSKNLDALLHEMQRDRNHIAMLVDEYGGIAGLISIEDILEEIVGEIADEYDEREVAPIEKLEQDQPAYRVVARLSLDDLAERVEEDLGITLDFSEEVENQVDTVGGLLAFEIGRVPLPGSTVDVGRLRLRAEGGRDRRGRVRVGSVIVEVRANAEPEE; encoded by the coding sequence ATGAGCGTCGCATTAGCCGCATTCATTACCGTTGCGGCTCTGTTGCTCTCTGGCTTGATCGGTACGGTCGAGGCTGCGGTGACCACGATTTCCCGCGCCCGCGTGGAACACATGATCAAGGAAGAAGAGCAGCGCAATGCCCGCGGTTTGCTGCGCGTGCTGGATCACCGCGCCGAGTACATCAACCTGTTGGTGCTCCTCAAAACGCTGTTAGACGCGACCGCCGCGGTGTTCGCCAGCCTGGTCAGCCTGCAGCTCATCCACAGTGTTGGCTGGGCGCTTACCGCCGCGATCATAGGCACCTCTTTGGTTACGTATGCCGTGGTTGGCGTGTTCGGCCGCACGGTGGGCAAGAAGAATCCCTATAGCGTGTCGCTCGGCAGCGCACTGTTGCTGAACATCGTGGCAAAGATCCTGGGGCCTATTTCCAGCTTGCTCATCCGCTTGGGCAATCTTTTCGCACCCGGCCTTGGGTTCCGCGACGGCCCGTATTCCACCGAAGTGGAGCTGCGCGAAATGGTGGACATCGCCCAGGAACGCGGCGTGGTGGAAATCGAAGAGCGCCGCATGATTCAGTCCGTATTCGACTTGGCATCCACTACCGCGCGTTCGGTGATGGTGCCGCGCCCCGAAATGGTGTGGATCGAATCCGGAAAAACCGCCGGCCAGGCCACCAGCCTGTGCGTGCGATCGGGTTTTTCGCGCATCCCCGTGATCGGTGAAACCGTCGACGACATCATCGGCGTCGTCTACCTTAAAGACCTGGTCCAACAGACCTACTACAGCACTGATGGCGGCCGCAGTGTGGCCGTCGATGACGTGATGCGCCCCGCCACCTTCGTGCCGGACTCCAAGAACCTTGATGCGCTGCTTCATGAAATGCAACGCGACCGCAACCACATCGCCATGCTTGTCGACGAATACGGCGGCATCGCCGGCCTCATTTCCATCGAGGACATCCTGGAAGAGATCGTCGGTGAAATTGCCGACGAGTATGACGAGCGAGAGGTCGCGCCGATTGAAAAGCTGGAACAAGATCAACCCGCCTACCGCGTGGTCGCGCGCCTGAGCCTGGACGATCTGGCCGAACGCGTTGAAGAAGACCTCGGCATCACCCTCGATTTTTCTGAAGAGGTGGAAAACCAGGTGGATACCGTGGGCGGCTTGCTCGCCTTCGAAATTGGCCGTGTCCCCCTCCCGGGCTCCACGGTGGACGTGGGCCGCTTGCGTCTCCGCGCTGAGGGCGGACGTGATCGTCGTGGGCGCGTGCGCGTTGGCTCCGTGATCGTTGAGGTGCGGGCGAACGCAGAGCCTGAGGAATAG
- the recO gene encoding DNA repair protein RecO — translation MPRQNQRVRALVVRTYDFGEADRIVVLLSREEGLIRAVAKGVRRAKSRFGSRLQPFVELDVQLYPGRNLALITQADTVAYFASGLIDDPRRFTSACAVLETAEALAQAHEEPALFDLAKRSLTQLREAEDPYAPLDTFLLQAMELAGWGMSLFECAQCSSKGPHHAFHAAAGGAVCVHCRPPGSRDVDPEVLHVMWLLANGADASQLNTPQRAAMVHQLTRSYLQWHLERKLKSLQVLEEV, via the coding sequence TTGCCTAGACAGAATCAGCGGGTGCGTGCTTTGGTGGTGCGTACTTATGATTTTGGCGAGGCGGATCGCATCGTCGTGTTGCTCAGCCGCGAGGAGGGGCTGATTCGAGCGGTGGCCAAAGGGGTCCGTCGAGCGAAGAGCCGCTTTGGCTCGCGTTTGCAGCCGTTCGTGGAGTTGGATGTGCAGCTCTACCCGGGACGCAACTTGGCGCTGATTACCCAGGCTGACACGGTGGCCTACTTTGCTTCAGGGCTTATCGACGACCCCCGTCGCTTCACCTCCGCCTGTGCCGTGTTGGAGACAGCGGAGGCGTTAGCACAAGCCCACGAGGAGCCAGCGCTGTTTGATCTAGCCAAGCGGTCACTCACCCAATTGCGTGAGGCTGAAGATCCGTATGCACCGCTCGATACGTTTTTGTTGCAGGCAATGGAGTTAGCGGGCTGGGGTATGAGCTTGTTTGAGTGCGCTCAGTGTTCGTCGAAAGGCCCTCACCACGCTTTTCACGCCGCAGCCGGTGGGGCAGTCTGCGTGCATTGCCGTCCGCCGGGGTCGCGCGATGTGGATCCCGAGGTGCTGCATGTGATGTGGCTGCTTGCCAATGGAGCCGATGCTTCGCAACTCAATACTCCCCAACGCGCCGCCATGGTGCACCAGCTCACTCGCAGTTATCTGCAATGGCACTTGGAACGCAAGTTGAAAAGCCTGCAAGTGTTGGAAGAAGTGTGA
- the pdxY gene encoding pyridoxal kinase PdxY: MSILSIQSHVSYGHVGNSAAVFPLQRIGHDVWPVHTVNFSNHTGYGDWGGDLIPADQVRSVIDGIARRGGFELIDAIVSGYQGGAAIAEVIIDAVARIKEANPDAMYVCDPVMGSKTTGCFVDAAIPPLLRDRVVPVADVITPNQFELGYLTGVEASDIESTLEAVDAARAMGPETVLVTSVRRPDAPENTIEMIAANGDEAFIVQTPWVGTKLTGTGDVTTALFAGHLVKSGSVQVALENTAASVFNLIEHTFNASAPELDVIGGQEAFVAPARTFNAEQIR, translated from the coding sequence ATGAGTATCCTCTCCATCCAGTCGCATGTGAGCTACGGCCACGTTGGTAATTCCGCCGCAGTCTTTCCACTGCAGCGCATCGGGCACGACGTGTGGCCTGTCCACACCGTGAATTTTTCCAACCACACTGGCTACGGCGATTGGGGCGGTGACCTCATCCCCGCCGATCAGGTTCGCAGCGTCATCGACGGCATTGCTCGGCGCGGTGGCTTTGAGCTTATCGACGCCATCGTCTCCGGCTACCAGGGTGGTGCAGCGATCGCCGAGGTGATTATCGATGCCGTGGCGAGGATTAAGGAGGCGAATCCTGACGCCATGTACGTGTGCGATCCGGTGATGGGATCGAAGACCACCGGCTGCTTCGTCGACGCGGCGATTCCACCGCTGCTGCGAGATCGCGTGGTGCCGGTGGCCGACGTGATTACTCCAAACCAATTCGAGCTGGGCTACCTCACGGGCGTGGAAGCCAGCGATATTGAGTCCACGCTTGAAGCAGTGGACGCTGCCCGCGCCATGGGGCCCGAAACGGTGCTCGTCACCTCCGTTCGCCGCCCCGACGCGCCGGAAAACACCATAGAGATGATCGCCGCTAACGGCGATGAGGCCTTCATTGTGCAGACCCCGTGGGTCGGCACAAAACTCACCGGCACTGGTGACGTCACCACCGCGCTGTTTGCTGGGCATCTTGTGAAAAGCGGGTCTGTGCAGGTGGCTCTGGAAAATACGGCCGCGAGCGTGTTCAATTTGATCGAGCACACCTTCAATGCGAGCGCACCGGAGCTCGACGTCATCGGCGGCCAAGAGGCATTCGTGGCACCGGCTCGCACGTTCAACGCCGAGCAGATCCGCTAG
- a CDS encoding isoprenyl transferase produces the protein MNVPDIPKQFLPQHIALVMDGNGRWAQQRGLKRTEGHKRGEAVLLSMVDACLAMGVPYLSAYAFSTENWRRSRDEVRFLMGFNRDVLRRQREYLHSRNVRIRWVGRRPRLWRSVIRELETAEELTQNNTAMTLGMCVNYGGRAEIVDAARAIAEQAAAGKLRPEQITEASFAQYLDEPDMPDVDLFLRPSGEQRTSNFLLWQSAYAEMVYQDKLFPDYTPDDLFAAVEEYARRDRRFGGTK, from the coding sequence ATGAATGTCCCAGACATCCCCAAGCAGTTCCTGCCGCAACACATTGCGCTCGTGATGGACGGCAATGGCCGTTGGGCGCAACAGCGGGGTCTCAAGCGTACCGAGGGGCACAAGCGCGGCGAGGCCGTCTTGTTGTCCATGGTGGACGCATGCTTGGCCATGGGCGTTCCGTACCTCTCCGCCTATGCCTTTTCGACGGAGAATTGGCGACGCTCTCGGGACGAAGTCCGTTTCCTCATGGGCTTCAACCGTGACGTGCTGCGTCGTCAGCGCGAATATCTCCATTCCCGCAACGTGCGGATCCGCTGGGTAGGTCGGCGGCCCCGCCTGTGGCGCAGCGTAATCCGGGAGCTGGAAACAGCCGAAGAGCTCACCCAAAACAACACGGCCATGACCTTGGGCATGTGTGTGAATTACGGCGGGCGCGCGGAAATTGTGGATGCCGCTCGCGCAATCGCCGAACAAGCCGCCGCAGGAAAGCTTCGGCCCGAGCAGATCACCGAGGCTAGTTTCGCTCAATACCTGGACGAACCAGACATGCCCGATGTTGACTTGTTCCTGCGCCCTTCAGGAGAACAACGCACCTCGAACTTCCTGCTGTGGCAGTCGGCGTATGCGGAAATGGTGTACCAGGACAAACTCTTCCCCGACTACACTCCGGATGATCTTTTTGCAGCCGTAGAAGAATATGCCCGCCGCGATCGTCGTTTCGGAGGGACTAAGTGA
- a CDS encoding glycine--tRNA ligase, translating to MSGNAKPNTNLVETVVNLCKRRGLVYPSGEIYGGTRSAWDYGPLGTELKENIKKQWWRTFVQSRADVVGLDSSIILPRQVWHASGHVATFTDPLVESLHTHKRYRADHLIEAYEAKHGHKPENGLADIPDPETGQPGNWTEPQMFSGLMKTYLGPVDNEQGLHYLRPETAQGIFVNFKNVMTTARMKPPFGIAQVGKSFRNEITPGNFIFRTREFEQMEIEYFVAPEDAKQKFDEWVDACWEWFIDLGINPDNMRKFDVPEDERAHYSDGTIDMEYRFGFQGSEWGELMGVANRTDYDLGCHIKESGEDLSYFDQSSGERYVPWVIEPSFGLTRALMAFLVDAYHEDEAPNSKGGVDKRVVLKLDPRLSPVKVAVLPLSKKDTLTPTAEAVADKLRKHWNIDYDTSGAIGRRYRRQDEIGTPYCVTVDFDTLEDQAVTVRDRDTMEQTRVKIDELEGYFAQRLIGC from the coding sequence GTGTCTGGAAACGCAAAACCAAACACCAACCTGGTGGAAACCGTCGTCAACCTGTGTAAGCGCCGCGGTTTGGTGTACCCTTCCGGCGAGATTTACGGCGGCACTCGCTCCGCATGGGACTACGGTCCGCTCGGCACTGAGTTGAAGGAAAACATTAAGAAGCAGTGGTGGCGCACCTTTGTCCAGTCCCGTGCTGACGTGGTTGGCCTCGATTCTTCCATCATTTTGCCCCGCCAGGTGTGGCATGCATCAGGGCACGTCGCCACCTTCACCGACCCGCTGGTGGAGTCGCTGCACACCCACAAGCGCTACCGTGCCGATCATCTCATCGAGGCCTACGAGGCCAAGCATGGACACAAGCCCGAAAATGGATTGGCGGACATTCCCGATCCGGAAACCGGCCAGCCGGGCAACTGGACCGAACCGCAAATGTTCTCCGGGTTGATGAAGACGTACCTAGGCCCCGTAGACAATGAGCAGGGCTTGCACTACCTGCGCCCCGAAACGGCCCAGGGCATCTTCGTGAACTTCAAAAACGTGATGACCACCGCGCGCATGAAACCCCCGTTCGGCATTGCGCAGGTGGGTAAGTCCTTCCGCAACGAGATCACCCCCGGCAACTTCATCTTCCGAACCCGCGAGTTCGAGCAAATGGAAATCGAATACTTCGTGGCTCCCGAAGACGCCAAGCAGAAGTTCGACGAATGGGTAGATGCCTGCTGGGAATGGTTCATTGACCTGGGCATTAACCCCGATAATATGCGCAAGTTCGATGTGCCCGAGGACGAGCGTGCGCACTACTCCGACGGCACAATCGACATGGAATACCGCTTCGGTTTCCAAGGCTCCGAATGGGGCGAACTCATGGGCGTGGCCAACCGCACCGACTATGACCTCGGCTGCCACATCAAGGAATCCGGCGAGGATCTCTCTTATTTCGACCAATCAAGCGGCGAGCGCTACGTGCCGTGGGTGATTGAGCCCTCCTTCGGCCTGACCCGAGCTCTCATGGCCTTCCTGGTGGACGCCTACCACGAGGACGAGGCGCCGAACTCCAAGGGCGGGGTGGACAAGCGCGTGGTGCTCAAGCTCGATCCGCGCCTGTCCCCGGTGAAGGTGGCTGTGCTGCCACTGTCCAAGAAAGACACGCTCACTCCTACCGCCGAAGCCGTCGCCGACAAGCTGCGTAAGCACTGGAATATCGACTACGACACCTCCGGTGCCATCGGCCGCCGTTACCGCCGTCAGGACGAGATCGGCACCCCGTATTGCGTGACCGTGGACTTCGACACCCTCGAAGATCAGGCCGTGACCGTGCGCGATCGCGACACCATGGAGCAAACCCGCGTCAAGATTGACGAGCTCGAGGGCTACTTCGCCCAACGTCTGATTGGTTGCTAA
- a CDS encoding VIT1/CCC1 transporter family protein → MTQSPTSEQIKRWRQYLANERAEAAVYRELAKRKRGEEREILLAIADAESRHEAHWRDLLGEEVGLPKQPDLSTRMMAFLAKNFGSVFTLALMQTAEQRSPYAQDDDATEQMKADEAIHAEVVRGLAARGREQMSGSFRAAVFGANDGLVSNLALVLGVMASGVSSSVVLLTGVSGLLAGALSMGAGEYISVKSQDELLEASTPHPEADQAIPKLDVNANELALVYRARGMSEHEAEQKARQVFQRMQHPSAKSFVSGIEQADHTAIGGAWQAAISSFCFFATGALIPIIPFMLGIATFKASVIALVAVGITLMMTGAITGVLSGKPPLKRALRQLAIGLGAAGVTFGLGHLFGVAVG, encoded by the coding sequence GTGACGCAATCACCAACTTCGGAACAGATCAAACGCTGGCGGCAATACCTGGCCAATGAGCGCGCCGAGGCGGCAGTGTACCGCGAGCTCGCCAAACGTAAACGTGGCGAGGAGCGGGAAATTCTCTTAGCGATCGCCGATGCAGAGTCGCGCCACGAAGCTCACTGGCGGGACCTTTTGGGCGAGGAGGTTGGCTTGCCCAAACAGCCTGACCTCTCAACGCGAATGATGGCGTTTTTGGCCAAGAATTTCGGCTCCGTGTTCACGCTCGCGCTCATGCAGACGGCAGAACAGCGCAGTCCTTATGCTCAAGATGATGACGCCACCGAACAAATGAAAGCCGACGAGGCCATCCATGCCGAGGTGGTGAGGGGCTTGGCTGCTCGCGGGCGCGAGCAAATGAGTGGCAGCTTCCGCGCTGCAGTATTCGGTGCCAACGACGGGTTGGTGTCGAACTTGGCGCTCGTGCTGGGCGTGATGGCCTCGGGTGTGAGTTCCAGCGTGGTGTTGCTGACCGGCGTTTCGGGATTGCTTGCGGGCGCGCTGTCGATGGGCGCCGGTGAATATATTTCGGTGAAGAGCCAAGATGAGCTATTGGAGGCGTCTACGCCACACCCGGAGGCCGATCAGGCAATTCCCAAGTTAGACGTGAACGCCAACGAACTCGCCCTGGTGTATCGGGCGCGTGGTATGAGCGAGCATGAGGCGGAGCAAAAAGCGCGACAAGTGTTTCAGCGTATGCAGCACCCAAGCGCCAAGTCCTTCGTGAGTGGCATTGAGCAGGCGGATCACACCGCCATCGGTGGGGCGTGGCAGGCAGCCATTTCGAGCTTCTGCTTCTTTGCCACGGGTGCGCTGATACCGATTATCCCCTTCATGCTTGGCATAGCCACCTTCAAGGCTTCAGTGATTGCTCTGGTAGCTGTGGGGATCACATTGATGATGACCGGTGCTATTACCGGCGTGCTCAGTGGAAAGCCACCACTGAAACGAGCGCTGCGCCAGCTCGCGATTGGGCTTGGCGCAGCGGGAGTGACCTTTGGGCTTGGCCACCTTTTCGGAGTTGCGGTGGGTTAG
- a CDS encoding TPM domain-containing protein has product MHASSLSRRLALVPAVIATGFMFSTVASPLSSSLAIATPVQQLHAEAPQAATSPVTDSAGVLSADETKELEDAIRNFEASSNLKIAVMYVNSFDGLSGQQWAKQALAQTGSNTAILAVSTQERLYGVEAAQAWEPSWVREMDASAQAQLRQKDYAGAGMVFVEEAARFSGGGSSGGSNNAGDGSGLLWLGLGGAALVGAGGIAKARSSRKKKQDTQAALEHGRALPASQAQELSNQPIEVLQTLADEELVSTDESIRKGKEELSIAVAEFGAERTRSFTRAMNTSTTTLQRAFRWKQQLVQGQVSSAERRTLLLQIIAECRKADEALDKEATDFAAMRNLLINSQERLDELTRRSVALRARKEQAAHTLEALRSRYDSGVLQSLEDNIPLGTEALDQADKLIDEGRAAAQRPAGKQGPAVEAIRASEDALNQAEKQLQAIENADQNLQAANTQLPALVNEVEEELAEAAQLENQAKQQGTSADWGAFRASVEQAQNALDYHRNNPNDPLGAWTQLSEADAILDEQLDALRLSNTDQARVLQVAQQQFAAADAAIQGAAGFIQARGRVVGPEARARLAEAERSRALAQQTLRDNARGAVELARQARAQADEAQRLANEDMRRYQNRNNRGGGGDFITGMVLGQLLGGGHGGFGGGFGGGFGGGGGYSGGGSFGGGYSGGGSF; this is encoded by the coding sequence ATGCATGCATCTTCATTGTCTCGTCGGCTCGCTCTCGTCCCAGCGGTCATCGCCACTGGATTTATGTTCAGCACCGTTGCTTCCCCCTTATCGAGCAGCTTGGCAATTGCGACTCCCGTCCAGCAGCTCCACGCAGAAGCCCCTCAAGCCGCGACTTCTCCGGTCACGGACAGTGCTGGCGTGCTGAGCGCTGACGAGACTAAAGAGTTAGAAGATGCTATCCGCAACTTTGAGGCATCCAGCAACCTCAAAATTGCCGTGATGTACGTCAACAGCTTCGATGGCCTCAGCGGCCAACAGTGGGCAAAACAGGCATTGGCACAAACCGGTTCCAACACCGCTATTCTCGCGGTCTCAACACAAGAGCGACTGTACGGCGTTGAGGCTGCGCAGGCCTGGGAGCCTTCGTGGGTTCGCGAAATGGATGCTTCCGCTCAAGCTCAACTACGTCAAAAGGACTACGCCGGAGCAGGCATGGTTTTCGTCGAAGAAGCCGCGCGTTTTTCCGGCGGCGGCTCCAGCGGTGGATCCAATAATGCGGGCGACGGTAGCGGCCTGTTGTGGCTGGGGCTCGGCGGCGCAGCTCTCGTTGGTGCAGGAGGCATTGCCAAGGCGCGTTCTTCGAGGAAAAAGAAGCAAGATACACAAGCCGCGCTTGAGCATGGGCGTGCTCTCCCTGCATCCCAGGCACAGGAACTCAGCAATCAACCCATCGAAGTGCTCCAGACGCTTGCCGATGAGGAACTGGTGAGCACCGATGAGTCCATCCGAAAGGGCAAAGAAGAGCTCAGCATCGCAGTAGCGGAGTTTGGCGCCGAACGAACCCGAAGCTTTACCCGGGCCATGAACACATCCACGACAACCCTGCAGCGCGCCTTCCGCTGGAAGCAGCAATTGGTGCAAGGGCAGGTTTCGTCCGCTGAACGCCGAACGTTGCTGCTCCAGATCATCGCCGAATGCCGCAAAGCCGATGAAGCTTTGGACAAAGAAGCTACAGACTTTGCTGCGATGCGAAACTTGCTCATCAACTCTCAAGAACGTCTTGATGAGCTTACCCGCCGCTCAGTGGCGCTCCGGGCTCGCAAAGAACAAGCGGCACACACTCTGGAAGCGCTGCGTTCCCGATACGACTCTGGGGTGCTGCAGTCGCTCGAGGACAATATCCCCCTCGGCACCGAGGCCTTGGACCAGGCGGACAAGCTTATCGACGAAGGCCGCGCCGCCGCGCAACGTCCCGCCGGAAAGCAAGGCCCCGCCGTCGAAGCCATCCGCGCCAGCGAAGATGCTCTTAATCAAGCAGAAAAACAGCTGCAGGCGATCGAGAACGCTGATCAAAACCTTCAGGCAGCGAACACCCAGCTTCCTGCACTCGTAAACGAGGTGGAAGAAGAACTGGCGGAGGCGGCTCAACTGGAAAACCAAGCAAAACAACAAGGCACCAGCGCGGACTGGGGAGCTTTTCGCGCGAGCGTCGAGCAAGCACAAAACGCTCTGGACTACCACCGGAACAATCCGAATGACCCGCTCGGGGCGTGGACACAGTTATCCGAAGCCGACGCTATCCTGGACGAGCAGCTCGACGCCCTGCGGCTTTCCAACACTGACCAAGCTCGCGTCCTTCAAGTAGCGCAGCAACAATTCGCAGCCGCCGACGCCGCAATCCAAGGTGCAGCCGGATTTATACAGGCCCGCGGCAGAGTTGTCGGACCCGAAGCACGCGCACGGCTGGCCGAGGCAGAACGGTCAAGGGCATTAGCCCAGCAAACGTTGCGTGACAACGCTCGAGGTGCCGTCGAGCTGGCGCGTCAAGCCCGCGCACAGGCAGATGAAGCCCAACGACTCGCCAACGAGGACATGCGGCGCTACCAGAATCGGAACAACCGCGGTGGTGGCGGAGACTTCATCACCGGCATGGTGTTGGGACAATTGCTCGGCGGAGGTCACGGCGGCTTTGGTGGCGGCTTCGGCGGGGGCTTTGGCGGCGGAGGCGGCTACTCCGGTGGAGGTAGCTTCGGCGGAGGTTACTCCGGCGGCGGCAGTTTTTAG
- a CDS encoding ArsR/SmtB family transcription factor, which yields MDSQPQIASFTSHALDPVELQQNPGVQSAEALAQARDFSRMAQVFGALDSPIRLRILHLLHDRDHFVHEIVDLLEASQPLVSQHLRVLKEAGLVSAERKGRQMTYHLVDTAISDLADMTELLINRLDRRVVAIHN from the coding sequence ATGGATAGCCAACCCCAGATCGCTTCATTCACTTCGCATGCGCTGGATCCGGTTGAGCTGCAACAAAACCCAGGTGTCCAGAGCGCCGAAGCGTTGGCGCAGGCACGCGACTTCTCACGCATGGCGCAGGTTTTCGGGGCTCTCGACTCCCCGATCCGACTTCGGATCCTGCACCTGCTGCACGATCGCGACCATTTCGTGCATGAAATTGTTGATCTTCTTGAAGCGAGCCAGCCGCTGGTGAGCCAGCACCTGCGCGTGCTGAAGGAGGCGGGATTGGTTTCTGCAGAGCGCAAGGGGCGTCAGATGACATACCACCTGGTGGATACCGCCATTTCCGATCTTGCAGACATGACGGAATTGCTCATCAACCGACTTGATCGGCGCGTCGTCGCCATACACAACTAG
- a CDS encoding Fur family transcriptional regulator, producing the protein MSPVVDQNVPKLGVRNTRQRTAVVNVLQELDTFASAKNIHREITDRDLNVGLTTVYRTLQSLAEIGAVDVLQMTNGEALYRHCSTEAHHHHLVCMKCGKTEEIEGGPVEEWAAKVAKEHGFALTGHDAEIYGTCAECSEDN; encoded by the coding sequence ATGTCACCTGTCGTTGACCAAAACGTGCCCAAGCTTGGGGTGCGCAATACCCGCCAGCGCACCGCAGTAGTTAACGTCCTGCAAGAGCTCGACACCTTTGCCTCCGCAAAAAATATTCACCGCGAGATCACTGACCGCGACCTCAACGTCGGCCTCACCACCGTGTACCGCACCTTGCAGTCACTTGCCGAGATCGGTGCAGTGGACGTGCTCCAGATGACCAACGGCGAAGCTCTGTATCGCCACTGCTCCACCGAAGCCCACCACCACCATTTGGTGTGCATGAAGTGTGGCAAGACCGAAGAAATTGAGGGCGGCCCCGTTGAGGAATGGGCCGCCAAGGTTGCTAAGGAGCACGGATTCGCGCTCACTGGGCACGATGCCGAAATCTACGGCACCTGCGCCGAGTGCTCAGAGGACAACTAA